GCTTGGCCTGGGCGTGCTGCTGGCGCTGTCCTGTGCGCTGTCGCTGGCTTTCGGCGCGGCGCAGGTGCCGCTCGAACGGGTATGGGCGATTCTCGGCCAGCACCTGTTCGGTATCGCGCCCGAGGTGCCAGTCAGCGTCGGTCAGGCCAGCATCGTCTGGCAACTGCGCGCGCCACGGGTGTTGCTCGGTGCGCTGGTCGGCGCCGGGCTGGCGCTGGTGGGCTCGGCGCTGCAGGCGGTAACGCGCAACCCGCTGGCTGATCCGCATCTGCTCGGTGTCAGCTCCGGTGCGGCCTTCGGTGCGGTGATTGTGGTGCTCTACCTGGGCGAGTTCGCCGGGTTGCTCAGCCTGCCGCTGGCGGCCTTCATCGGCGCCCTGGCGAGCATGCTGCTGGTGCTGGCCATCGCCAGTCGGGGCGGGCGCCTGGAGAGCGACCGCCTGCTGCTGGCTGGGGTGGCGGTGTCGTTCGTGATGATGGCGGCGAGCAACCTGCTGCTGTACCTGGGCAACCCGCATGCGGCCAGCTCGGTGCTGTTCTGGATGCTCGGCGGCCTGGGCCTGGCGCGCTGGGAACTGCTCTGGCTGCCGGCGCTGTGCCTGGTGCTGGCGCTGGCCGTGTTGCTCGGCCTGGGCCGCGCGCTGAACGCGCTGATGGCCGGCGAGCAGAGTGCGGTGAGCCTGGGCCTGGAGCCGCGCCGCGTGCGCCTCGTGGTATTCGTGGTAGCGTCCTTGCTCACCGGGGTGCTGGTCTCGCTGTCCGGCGCCATTGGCTTCGTCGGGCTGATGCTGCCGCACGTGGCGCGCTTTCTGGTCGGCGCCGAGCATCGCCGCCTGCTGCCGGTGGCGGCGCTGCTGGGGGCGCTGTTCCTGGTCTGGGTCGATGTCGCTGCGCGCACCTGGCTGGCGCCGCAGGATTTGCCCATCGGCATCGTCACCGCGGCCATCGGCGGGGTGTTTTTCCTGGCGATGCTGCGGCGCCGTTAGTGCTGGCCCGATGCAGTAAGATGCAGCTCGTCTTCTATCAGTCGAGCCGCTCATGCCCCTGCCGCAGCGCCCCCGCTATCGCGTTCTGCTGACCGTACTGGCCATTGTCGCCGGCTTGCTGCTGAGTCTCTGGCTCGGTGGCCGCTATGCCGAGGAACGCGCCTGGGATGAGCGCAGCGTCGAGGCGCGTGGGCAACTGCAATTGTACGCGCAGTCCATTCGCACCCTGGTCGAGCGCTTCAGTTCGGTGCCCGAGGTGCTGGCGCTGGACAGTGACATCCGCAGCCTGCTGCGCGCACCACAGGATCGCCAACTGCGCCTGGCCCTGAACCAGCGGCTGGAACGGCTCAATGCGGCGGCCGGCTCCACCGTGCTGTACCTGCTCGATGCCCGTGGTGAAACCCTGGTGGCCAGCAACTGGCGCGACTGGAGCAGCTTCGTCGGCAACAACTACGCCTTCCGTCCGTACTTCCAGAACGCGGTTCGTGAAGGCGGCGCGCGTTACTTCGCGGTGGGCGTGACCACCGGCATTCCCGGTTACTTCCTGTCGCATGTGGTTCGCGATGATGACGGCGAGCTGCTTGGCGTGCTGGTGGTCAAGCTGGAGCTGGAAGAGCTGCAGCGCCAATGGGTCGATCAACCCGGTGTGCTGCTGGTCGCCGACAGCTATCAGGTGGTGATTCTCAGCAACAAGCCGGCCTGGCGTTTCCGCGCCCTGCAGCCGCTCGACGAGCGGGCGCGGGACGAGCTGGTGGAGGTGCGCCGCTATGCCGAGCAGGCGCTGCAGCCGCTGGCGCATCAGGTACACCGGCATGTCGATGATGATGCCGACTGGGCCGGTTTCGACGGCCCTGACGGTACAGCGGATTATCTCTGGCAGCGCCTGCACCTGCCCGAGGAGGGCTGGACCCTGCACCTGCTCAGCGAGCCGCTGGGCCTGGCCGACAGTATGCGCAGTTACCGTCTGGCGGCTGCCGGGGTGTGGATGACCTTCGCCTTTCTGTTGCTGTTTCTCTTCCAGCGGCGCAAGAACCAGCGCTTGCAGGCCGGCATCCGCGAACGCCTGGAGCGTGAGGTGGCGCTGCGCACTGCCGAACTGCGTGAAGCCCAGGATGGCCTGGTGCATGCCGCCAAGATGGCGGCCCTGGGGCAAATGTCGGCGGCCCTGGCGCATGAGATCAACCAGCCGCTGACCGCCCTGCAGATGCAGCTCGGCAGCCTGCGCCTTTTGCTCGACAGCGGCCGCCCGGAAGCCGCACGTGATGGCTTGCAGCGTATCGATGGCCTGCTGCAGCGCATGGCCGCGCTGACCAGCCACCTCAAGACCTTCGCCCGCAAGACACCGGCCGGCCTCAGTGAGCGCCTGTGCCTGGGTGACGTACTGGAGCAGGCGCTGCAACTGCTGGCGCCGCGCATGCGCAGCGAGCAGGTGGAGCTG
This region of Pseudomonas wenzhouensis genomic DNA includes:
- a CDS encoding FecCD family ABC transporter permease — its product is MTRFRLLLLGLGVLLALSCALSLAFGAAQVPLERVWAILGQHLFGIAPEVPVSVGQASIVWQLRAPRVLLGALVGAGLALVGSALQAVTRNPLADPHLLGVSSGAAFGAVIVVLYLGEFAGLLSLPLAAFIGALASMLLVLAIASRGGRLESDRLLLAGVAVSFVMMAASNLLLYLGNPHAASSVLFWMLGGLGLARWELLWLPALCLVLALAVLLGLGRALNALMAGEQSAVSLGLEPRRVRLVVFVVASLLTGVLVSLSGAIGFVGLMLPHVARFLVGAEHRRLLPVAALLGALFLVWVDVAARTWLAPQDLPIGIVTAAIGGVFFLAMLRRR
- a CDS encoding sensor histidine kinase gives rise to the protein MPLPQRPRYRVLLTVLAIVAGLLLSLWLGGRYAEERAWDERSVEARGQLQLYAQSIRTLVERFSSVPEVLALDSDIRSLLRAPQDRQLRLALNQRLERLNAAAGSTVLYLLDARGETLVASNWRDWSSFVGNNYAFRPYFQNAVREGGARYFAVGVTTGIPGYFLSHVVRDDDGELLGVLVVKLELEELQRQWVDQPGVLLVADSYQVVILSNKPAWRFRALQPLDERARDELVEVRRYAEQALQPLAHQVHRHVDDDADWAGFDGPDGTADYLWQRLHLPEEGWTLHLLSEPLGLADSMRSYRLAAAGVWMTFAFLLLFLFQRRKNQRLQAGIRERLEREVALRTAELREAQDGLVHAAKMAALGQMSAALAHEINQPLTALQMQLGSLRLLLDSGRPEAARDGLQRIDGLLQRMAALTSHLKTFARKTPAGLSERLCLGDVLEQALQLLAPRMRSEQVELRTEIDDQVEVLGDAIRIEQVILNLLHNALDAMAESDSRMLLVRIARAGNGCLLSVEDSGGGIAEETLARLFEPFFTTKPVGQGLGLGLAVSYGIVRDLGGSLEAHNGERGAVFTMRLPAAP